The following are from one region of the Bacteroidia bacterium genome:
- a CDS encoding DapH/DapD/GlmU-related protein, which yields MNKAKKQIIDKKDIFDRLRSGEPIRLDDAQYSKIQAIVNRTLKLNAKLNTSEDVELIRKNLSEIICREIDASTTVFVPFYTNFGQFINIGKTVFINHACTFLDMGGITIEDDVLIGPKVNLITENHPLNPNDRKSLICKPIVVKHNAWIGAAATILPGVTIGENSVVAAGAVVTKDIPANVIVGGIPAKILKSIGK from the coding sequence AAAACAAATCATTGACAAAAAAGACATTTTTGACAGGCTGCGTTCAGGCGAACCTATTCGATTGGATGATGCTCAATATTCAAAAATTCAAGCCATCGTTAACCGTACTTTAAAACTGAATGCGAAACTGAATACTTCGGAAGACGTTGAGTTGATAAGAAAAAATTTAAGTGAAATAATCTGTAGAGAAATAGACGCTTCCACAACAGTGTTCGTTCCATTCTACACCAATTTTGGTCAATTCATCAACATAGGAAAAACCGTATTTATCAACCATGCTTGTACGTTTTTAGACATGGGCGGAATTACCATCGAAGATGATGTTTTAATCGGTCCTAAAGTAAATCTCATTACAGAAAATCATCCATTAAATCCCAACGACAGAAAATCTTTGATTTGCAAACCAATTGTGGTAAAGCATAATGCGTGGATTGGAGCGGCGGCTACCATTTTACCAGGTGTCACTATTGGCGAGAACTCTGTGGTGGCGGCAGGTGCGGTAGTTACTAAAGATATTCCGGCAAATGTGATAGTAGGTGGCATTCCTGCTAAAATTTTGAAATCAATTGGCAAATAA